From Nocardioides faecalis:
GCAGCCCGCCGCGCAGGCCGGCTGAGCGCCCCGAGGCAGCAGCACCCGCACCACCCCGGGACAGCCGGGACACGACGGCGGCCGGGAGCACATCGCTCCCGGCCGCCGTCGTACGTCGTGTGCCGGGGTGGTCCGCGGTGGCGGCCGGCGCGGAGAGGTCAGTGCGCCGCGTGGGTATGCACGACGTACACGTCGCACGGCGCGTGGGCCGTGACGTCGCGCGCGACGCTGCCCAGCACCCGGGCCAGGCCCTGGGCGCGCTTGTTGCCGACCACGATCAGGTCCGCCCCGACCCGCTCGGCGTGGCGGACCAGGGCGTCGGCCGGCTTGCCCTCGGCGGGGGCGGCGACGATCTCCACGTCGGGGTGGGCGCCGCGCAGGGCCGTCACGGTCTGTTCGGCCACCAGCTGGACGTCGTCGACGCTGGACAGCGGCACGCCGGGCTCGATGGCGTCGACCTCGAATCGGCTGTACGAGGCCAGCACGTGCA
This genomic window contains:
- a CDS encoding universal stress protein codes for the protein MSNRIIVVGVDGSETAEQASRRAAEIAAISSAELHVLASYSRFEVDAIEPGVPLSSVDDVQLVAEQTVTALRGAHPDVEIVAAPAEGKPADALVRHAERVGADLIVVGNKRAQGLARVLGSVARDVTAHAPCDVYVVHTHAAH